One region of Rhodocaloribacter litoris genomic DNA includes:
- a CDS encoding T9SS type A sorting domain-containing protein, translating into MRTATLLRHGLMMLAVIAVFAGPALAQRTVTLQLNTATLPDTVDAMDEIQVRGAIDGTGGVTLPDGNVIDWNDNTTLKPANIGGDYWQISFQIPDNSELKFKFYSQLAEDHLIGGWEDGSSNTDSDGNHIIEAGTGDVELPLHFFVKGERQPYDWRPYEMKEDSIAVWFRVYMNTESAIAVGYDPATSEIAVRGDGLGGLSQLDWGTNNVVLTQESTDDTKPGYHLFSGVAYYPTAAAGMTQPYKFIVGADGWESGIDNRTFTVPTSDTTLHWVYFDNSKPVVGEVVTHNVIFSVDLTPLEEIGIFSRARGDTLQVRGDFNGWGCSNPDLCLLQRIEENFFEGIMPLTLVPGTEVSYKYFIDFNNEPFIQEFGKEPPDGWEEPITTTGSDRVFVFASGTADQFLGDQRFNDIFEGNIIPEGNDIALTFSVDMTPALSNNADPFDPAGGDSVFVTFGDPIWRFTQDLADTDRRTLLTDADGDGIYTGTITISGPTYSGIQYQYTYGQGNELFTEPGQGLGSEPGRRRTRFIVPNGDGTWPSAWAFPQETFEPAQTALPFERNPALVTGIETVEGEVPTRISLGQNFPNPFNPRTTFEYTIDRTMDVKVRVYDVLGRVVATLVDGVQPAATYRVTFDAGDLASGLYLYRLETPNQVITRRMVLLK; encoded by the coding sequence ATGCGAACCGCTACACTACTCCGGCACGGTCTGATGATGCTCGCCGTCATCGCCGTCTTTGCCGGACCGGCCCTCGCGCAGCGCACCGTGACGCTGCAACTCAACACCGCCACGTTGCCGGACACCGTCGACGCCATGGACGAGATCCAGGTCCGTGGTGCCATCGACGGCACGGGCGGCGTCACCCTGCCCGACGGCAACGTCATCGACTGGAACGACAACACCACGCTCAAGCCGGCCAACATCGGCGGCGACTACTGGCAGATCTCGTTCCAGATCCCGGACAATTCGGAGCTGAAGTTCAAATTCTACAGCCAGTTGGCCGAGGATCACCTCATCGGCGGCTGGGAGGATGGGAGTTCAAACACGGATAGTGACGGGAATCATATCATCGAAGCTGGCACCGGCGACGTTGAACTGCCATTGCACTTCTTCGTGAAGGGTGAACGGCAGCCCTATGACTGGCGGCCCTACGAGATGAAGGAGGACTCCATCGCCGTCTGGTTCCGCGTCTACATGAACACCGAGAGCGCCATCGCGGTCGGCTACGACCCCGCCACCTCCGAGATCGCCGTGCGGGGCGATGGTCTGGGCGGTCTCTCACAGCTCGACTGGGGCACCAACAACGTTGTGCTGACCCAGGAGAGCACCGACGACACGAAGCCGGGGTATCACCTCTTCTCGGGCGTGGCCTACTACCCGACGGCGGCCGCCGGCATGACGCAGCCCTATAAATTCATCGTCGGCGCCGACGGCTGGGAGTCCGGCATCGATAACCGCACCTTCACCGTACCCACCAGCGACACCACGCTCCACTGGGTCTACTTCGACAACTCGAAGCCGGTAGTCGGAGAGGTGGTGACCCACAACGTCATCTTCTCGGTGGACCTGACGCCGCTCGAGGAGATCGGCATTTTCAGCCGTGCCCGCGGGGATACGCTCCAGGTGCGCGGGGACTTCAACGGCTGGGGATGCAGCAACCCTGACCTGTGCCTGCTCCAGCGCATCGAGGAAAACTTCTTCGAAGGCATCATGCCGCTGACGCTGGTGCCGGGCACCGAAGTGTCATACAAGTACTTCATCGACTTCAACAACGAGCCGTTCATCCAGGAGTTCGGTAAAGAGCCGCCGGACGGGTGGGAAGAACCCATCACCACGACCGGCTCCGACCGGGTCTTTGTCTTTGCTTCCGGTACCGCTGACCAGTTCCTCGGGGACCAGCGCTTCAACGACATCTTCGAGGGCAACATCATTCCGGAGGGCAACGACATCGCCCTCACCTTCTCGGTGGACATGACGCCGGCGCTGAGCAACAATGCCGATCCGTTCGACCCGGCCGGCGGCGACTCGGTCTTCGTCACCTTCGGCGACCCGATCTGGCGCTTCACGCAGGATCTGGCGGATACGGACCGCCGTACGCTGCTGACGGACGCCGACGGTGACGGTATCTATACCGGCACGATCACGATCAGCGGGCCGACCTACAGCGGCATCCAGTACCAGTACACCTACGGTCAGGGGAACGAGCTGTTCACCGAGCCTGGACAGGGGCTGGGTTCGGAGCCGGGGCGCCGTCGCACGCGCTTCATCGTGCCCAACGGCGACGGCACCTGGCCTTCGGCGTGGGCCTTCCCGCAGGAGACGTTCGAGCCGGCGCAGACGGCGCTGCCATTCGAGCGGAACCCGGCGCTCGTGACCGGCATCGAGACGGTCGAGGGCGAGGTGCCCACGCGCATCAGCCTGGGCCAGAACTTCCCGAACCCCTTCAACCCGCGGACGACGTTCGAGTACACGATCGACCGGACGATGGACGTGAAGGTGCGGGTCTATGACGTGCTCGGCCGCGTGGTGGCGACGCTCGTCGACGGCGTGCAGCCGGCGGCGACGTACCGCGTCACCTTCGATGCGGGCGACCTGGCCAGCGGTCTCTACCTCTACCGGCTCGAGACGCCGAACCAGGTGATCACGCGCCGGATGGTGCTGCTCAAGTGA
- a CDS encoding PorV/PorQ family protein: MYTTTFPYRIVAGLALGWLLAAVPARAQFDNVTREVTRRGTAAAEFLNIPVGARATAMGSAVTALVDDATAVYWNPAGLGGMQKGHLVVEYAEWLAGIDFNFVAVTMPTSFGTFGLGVTSMRTSEMEVTTVEAQNGTGETFNAASYAFALAYGRALTDRFALGGSVKVVTERIAESSASGVAFDLGTTFVTPFRGIRLGAAITNFGTKMRIGGDDLLVRVDIDPNNRGNNESNRALLKTDAFDLPLVMRIGLAGEVFQGAGSRLTLSAEAINPNNSEQYVNLGAELGLLGDLLLLRGGYSELFLPENVRSFTLGAGLRYAFGPLDFAADYAYEQQEFFDGVNRFTLAMRF, from the coding sequence GTCTGGCCCTGGGGTGGCTGCTGGCTGCGGTGCCGGCACGCGCCCAGTTCGACAACGTCACGCGCGAGGTGACCCGGCGCGGCACGGCGGCGGCCGAATTTCTCAACATTCCGGTGGGGGCGCGGGCCACCGCCATGGGCAGCGCCGTCACCGCCCTGGTCGACGACGCCACGGCCGTCTACTGGAACCCGGCGGGGCTGGGCGGGATGCAGAAGGGGCACCTGGTCGTCGAGTACGCCGAGTGGCTGGCCGGCATCGACTTCAACTTCGTGGCCGTCACGATGCCGACGTCCTTCGGCACGTTCGGCCTGGGCGTCACGTCCATGCGTACGTCCGAGATGGAGGTGACCACCGTGGAGGCGCAGAACGGCACCGGCGAGACGTTCAACGCTGCCTCGTATGCCTTCGCCCTCGCCTATGGCCGGGCCCTCACCGACCGGTTCGCCCTTGGCGGCTCGGTGAAGGTGGTCACTGAGCGGATCGCCGAGTCGAGCGCTAGCGGCGTGGCCTTCGACCTGGGGACGACCTTCGTCACCCCCTTCCGGGGCATCCGCCTGGGCGCCGCCATCACCAACTTCGGCACCAAGATGCGCATCGGCGGGGACGACCTGCTCGTGCGCGTGGACATCGACCCCAACAACCGCGGCAACAACGAGAGCAACCGTGCCCTGCTCAAGACCGACGCCTTCGACCTGCCGCTGGTCATGCGCATCGGTCTGGCCGGGGAGGTCTTTCAGGGCGCCGGCTCCCGGTTGACGCTCTCGGCGGAGGCCATCAACCCGAACAACAGCGAGCAGTACGTCAACCTCGGCGCGGAACTGGGGCTGCTCGGCGACCTGCTCCTGCTGCGCGGCGGCTACAGCGAGCTGTTCCTGCCGGAGAACGTCCGCTCCTTCACCCTCGGCGCCGGCCTGCGATACGCCTTCGGCCCGCTCGACTTTGCCGCCGACTATGCCTACGAACAACAGGAGTTTTTCGACGGCGTCAACCGCTTCACCCTGGCGATGCGGTTCTGA
- a CDS encoding alpha-amylase family glycosyl hydrolase encodes MFRPSLRLVALLLGLLFAGPAAGQSIDVTFRYLDPGKTAVRAFVPGSFNGWGQPYTPGTSSCIGTGHASAMTYDAGGGFWYHTVTLQAGQAYQYKIQVHHNEAGTSCTWLSDPLNPVTVGPNNDSEVVIADPMVFQPAGEVNADGLMAAVSAGVFGSQALAQITFAAGGVERTDGLDFYDPATGVFRFVLDVPVRAGSRFKITATDIAGRTVSAEIGELFSPIEWETEPFTTVKERFPVRAFLTRLDGTVDPNLTEATLLVDGVERGVVEVTDGLVEVEVDLEMGENVFVLRAEIDGQVHESAPLVLTRRIHPLDAALATATVSGADRTFQIDLTPTALASAGLTATWQVDEQLSTTGLEGPLNVSGDGLTATGTVAGPGELYVDVALSDPDAGEDALRMAVLVEADGTARAMRYEENAAWIKNAVVYEIFPLMFGPEGSGTVTNPGNKFNEIRDELDYIAAMGFNAIWFMPIMHNQIMNGLSGGYNIIDFYNVDPKLGTNDDFRALVERAHELGIRIILDLTPNHVSPAHPWVESLRKNGAFSSFIQTTPSNHDRGLDGRGPNLPEIWHVEGGRNLYRKYDGFGDLANLNWDDDDLQAALLDVIAYWVRAFGIDGWRFDVYWGPWRRYGPERFGRPIRELMKRLRPDAWLLGEIAGTGFGTEVYYADDDHGTPVVGGIDAGYDWNFYFNGIRGTYGVLSTYDALAHNGDFYPGPNARFFRFLENHDEPRIAKLFAGAPDRILPLTGFLLTTTGVPMVYHGQEVGFGNVSGDERRAPVSWETPENGRFGRYYQRLIHARRQFAAFGTQELVTLNTTNSVYAYVRPYEDANAVVAINFFGTPRTITLDPSQAVRMSHDGPVPYYDIFADTMAATTGAFTATIPPYETVVYITSEDPGFTVPDLPPLPFGAVYVGTEAEAGPVPDAFRLEPAYPNPFARTTTIRYALPEPAPVRLEVYDVLGRRVATLADGFRPAGTHAVRFDAGGLPSGTYLYRLQAGGRVATRTLVLVR; translated from the coding sequence ATGTTCCGCCCTTCCCTTCGTCTCGTGGCTCTGCTGCTTGGCCTGCTTTTCGCCGGCCCGGCGGCCGGGCAATCGATTGACGTCACGTTCCGCTATCTGGACCCCGGGAAGACGGCCGTCCGGGCCTTCGTGCCCGGGTCGTTCAACGGCTGGGGGCAGCCGTACACGCCCGGCACGTCGTCGTGCATCGGCACGGGGCACGCCTCGGCCATGACGTACGACGCCGGCGGGGGCTTCTGGTACCACACGGTCACGCTGCAGGCGGGGCAGGCCTACCAGTACAAGATCCAGGTACATCACAACGAGGCCGGTACCAGTTGCACCTGGCTCTCCGACCCCCTCAACCCGGTGACGGTGGGACCGAACAACGATTCCGAAGTGGTCATCGCCGACCCGATGGTGTTTCAGCCCGCCGGGGAGGTGAATGCCGACGGCCTCATGGCCGCCGTCTCCGCCGGGGTGTTCGGCTCGCAGGCGCTGGCGCAGATCACCTTCGCCGCGGGCGGCGTCGAGCGCACCGACGGCCTCGACTTCTACGACCCGGCTACCGGCGTCTTCCGCTTCGTGCTCGACGTGCCCGTGCGGGCCGGCTCGCGGTTCAAGATCACCGCCACCGACATCGCGGGGCGGACCGTCTCGGCCGAGATCGGGGAGCTGTTCTCCCCCATCGAGTGGGAGACGGAGCCGTTCACCACCGTGAAGGAGCGCTTTCCCGTCCGTGCCTTCCTCACCCGCCTCGACGGCACGGTCGATCCGAACCTGACCGAGGCGACGCTCCTGGTGGACGGCGTCGAGCGGGGCGTCGTGGAGGTGACGGACGGTCTGGTTGAAGTGGAGGTCGATCTGGAGATGGGGGAGAACGTGTTCGTGCTCCGGGCGGAGATCGACGGGCAGGTGCACGAATCCGCACCGCTTGTGCTCACGCGGCGGATCCACCCGCTCGACGCCGCCCTGGCGACGGCTACCGTCTCCGGCGCGGACCGTACCTTCCAGATCGACCTGACGCCGACGGCCCTCGCCTCGGCCGGCCTGACGGCTACGTGGCAGGTCGACGAGCAACTCAGCACAACCGGCCTCGAAGGCCCGCTGAACGTCTCCGGTGACGGCCTCACCGCCACCGGCACCGTCGCCGGGCCGGGCGAGCTGTACGTGGACGTCGCGCTGAGCGACCCCGACGCGGGCGAGGACGCGCTCCGCATGGCCGTCCTCGTCGAGGCCGACGGCACGGCGCGGGCCATGCGCTACGAGGAGAATGCGGCCTGGATCAAAAATGCCGTCGTCTACGAGATCTTCCCGCTGATGTTCGGGCCGGAGGGCTCCGGGACGGTGACGAACCCGGGCAACAAGTTCAACGAGATCCGCGACGAACTCGACTACATCGCCGCGATGGGCTTCAACGCCATCTGGTTCATGCCCATCATGCACAACCAGATCATGAACGGTCTCTCGGGCGGGTACAACATCATCGACTTCTACAACGTCGATCCGAAGCTCGGCACGAACGACGACTTCCGGGCGCTCGTCGAGCGGGCGCACGAGCTGGGCATCCGCATCATCCTGGACCTGACGCCGAACCACGTCTCGCCGGCCCATCCCTGGGTGGAGAGCCTGCGGAAGAACGGGGCCTTCTCCAGCTTCATCCAGACCACCCCGAGCAACCACGACCGCGGCCTCGACGGGCGCGGGCCCAACCTGCCCGAGATCTGGCACGTGGAGGGCGGGCGCAACCTCTACCGCAAGTACGACGGCTTCGGTGACCTGGCCAACCTGAACTGGGACGACGACGACCTGCAGGCCGCCCTGCTCGACGTCATCGCCTACTGGGTGCGGGCGTTCGGCATCGACGGCTGGCGTTTCGACGTCTACTGGGGGCCGTGGCGGCGGTACGGCCCCGAGCGCTTCGGCCGGCCCATCCGCGAGCTGATGAAGCGCCTCCGCCCCGACGCCTGGCTTCTGGGCGAGATCGCCGGCACCGGCTTCGGCACCGAGGTCTACTACGCCGACGACGACCACGGCACGCCCGTCGTGGGCGGCATCGACGCCGGGTACGACTGGAACTTCTACTTCAACGGCATCCGGGGCACCTACGGCGTGCTCTCGACCTACGACGCCCTGGCCCACAACGGCGACTTCTATCCGGGCCCCAACGCCCGCTTCTTCCGCTTCCTGGAGAACCACGACGAGCCGCGCATCGCCAAGCTGTTCGCCGGCGCCCCCGATCGCATCCTCCCGCTGACAGGCTTCCTGCTCACCACCACCGGCGTGCCGATGGTCTACCACGGGCAGGAGGTCGGCTTCGGCAACGTCAGCGGGGACGAGCGGCGTGCGCCGGTCTCGTGGGAGACGCCCGAGAACGGCCGCTTCGGGCGGTACTACCAGCGGCTCATCCACGCCCGCCGGCAGTTTGCCGCCTTCGGCACGCAGGAGCTCGTCACGCTTAACACGACGAACAGCGTCTACGCCTACGTCCGCCCCTACGAGGACGCCAACGCCGTCGTGGCGATCAACTTCTTCGGCACGCCGCGCACGATCACGCTCGACCCCTCGCAGGCCGTCCGCATGAGCCACGACGGGCCGGTGCCGTACTACGACATCTTTGCCGACACGATGGCCGCCACCACGGGCGCCTTCACGGCGACGATCCCGCCCTACGAGACGGTCGTCTATATCACCTCGGAGGACCCCGGCTTCACGGTGCCGGATTTGCCGCCGCTGCCCTTCGGCGCGGTGTACGTGGGTACCGAGGCGGAAGCCGGCCCGGTGCCGGATGCCTTCCGCCTCGAGCCGGCCTACCCCAACCCGTTTGCCCGCACGACGACGATCCGGTACGCGCTGCCCGAGCCCGCGCCCGTGCGCCTGGAGGTCTACGACGTGCTCGGCCGCCGCGTGGCCACCCTGGCCGACGGTTTCCGTCCCGCCGGCACCCACGCCGTCCGCTTCGACGCCGGGGGCCTGCCCAGCGGGACCTACCTCTACCGCCTCCAGGCCGGCGGCCGCGTCGCCACACGCACGCTGGTGCTGGTGCGTTGA